The Exiguobacterium aurantiacum DSM 6208 genome includes a window with the following:
- the secA2 gene encoding accessory Sec system translocase SecA2, which translates to MIQFVKQLTNDQSRRLKGYERRVARINDLEKTIQALSDDEMRAYTDTLKQRIEDGAKVDDIAEEGFALVREAAVRVLGMRHYDVQLIGGFALLEGNISEMPTGEGKTLVAALPSYVKALEGKGVHVITVNEYLATRDAKQIGQIHDFLGLSVGLNVPEIEPDEKREAYQADITYGVGTEFGFDYLRDHLVGAPEERVQRPFHFAIIDEVDSILIDEAKTPLIIAQKDRSHIRLKALAQRVVTEFDEADYEVDLESKSSAFTESGILKIEDMFAIDNLFSAEHQVLYHYLVQALRANVLFELDVDYIVKDDKIELIDLFTGRIMEGRSLSEGLHQALEAKEGVTITEENKTTAEITIQHYFRMYPLIGGMTGTAQTSRQEFLKTYNMDVVQVPTNRPRLREDYPDRIFMTIDQKYAAVTEKVVELHATGRPVLIGTTSIAQSEAISKHLSKKRIKHEVLNAKTVTQEADIIAEAGQYGKVTIATNMAGRGTDIMLDAKSKEVGGLFVVGTERHESQRVDNQLRGRSGRQGDPGATQFFVSLEDEIVKRYAIQKLERIEKKLKPDAHGEVPAKEAADIIEYAQTTIEGIGVSIRDYLFKLDDVLNEQRNIVYTIRDQAVNADADAIKKNVLGMMRLAIENSIDMHVTDELVPEEWPIDELKADLRYLTMREPVWSDAVADTFELKAELKGFTDDIINTAETRLEGDEVVHFVKESLLRALDMKWTDHLTMMSGLKEGIGLRSYAQEDPGRLFGKEGLEIFEQTYVNIARDVTMEVCQLDRYFAAPVEEEA; encoded by the coding sequence GTGATCCAATTTGTAAAACAATTGACGAATGATCAAAGCCGGCGCTTGAAAGGGTACGAACGACGCGTCGCACGCATCAATGACTTAGAAAAAACAATCCAAGCCCTCTCGGACGACGAGATGCGGGCGTATACCGATACATTGAAACAACGAATCGAAGACGGGGCGAAAGTCGACGACATCGCTGAAGAAGGGTTCGCCCTCGTCCGTGAGGCGGCCGTGCGCGTCTTAGGCATGCGTCACTATGACGTCCAGCTCATCGGTGGTTTTGCCCTCCTTGAAGGGAACATCTCGGAGATGCCGACAGGGGAAGGGAAGACGCTCGTCGCCGCGCTCCCGAGTTACGTCAAGGCGCTCGAAGGAAAAGGCGTCCACGTCATCACCGTGAACGAATACCTCGCGACGCGTGACGCGAAGCAGATCGGGCAGATCCACGACTTCCTCGGCCTATCGGTCGGATTGAACGTGCCAGAGATCGAACCGGACGAGAAACGGGAGGCGTACCAGGCCGACATCACGTACGGCGTCGGGACCGAGTTCGGTTTCGACTACTTGCGTGACCATTTGGTCGGCGCGCCAGAAGAGCGCGTCCAGCGCCCGTTCCATTTCGCCATCATCGATGAAGTCGACAGCATCTTGATCGACGAGGCGAAGACACCGCTCATCATCGCGCAAAAAGACCGCTCGCACATCCGCCTGAAGGCGCTCGCGCAGCGGGTCGTCACCGAGTTCGACGAAGCCGACTACGAGGTCGACCTCGAGTCGAAATCGTCGGCGTTCACCGAATCGGGCATCTTGAAGATCGAAGACATGTTCGCGATCGACAACCTGTTCAGCGCCGAGCATCAAGTGTTGTACCATTACCTCGTGCAGGCGCTCCGGGCGAACGTCTTGTTCGAGCTCGATGTCGACTATATCGTCAAAGACGACAAGATCGAACTGATTGACTTGTTCACGGGCCGCATCATGGAAGGACGCAGTTTGTCAGAAGGGCTCCATCAGGCGCTCGAGGCGAAAGAAGGCGTCACGATTACCGAGGAGAATAAGACGACGGCCGAGATCACGATTCAGCACTACTTCCGCATGTACCCGCTCATCGGCGGCATGACGGGGACGGCGCAGACGTCGCGCCAAGAGTTCTTGAAGACGTACAACATGGACGTCGTCCAAGTACCGACGAACCGGCCACGCCTTCGGGAAGACTACCCGGATCGCATCTTCATGACGATCGACCAGAAATATGCGGCCGTGACGGAGAAAGTCGTCGAGCTCCACGCGACGGGACGTCCGGTGTTGATCGGGACGACGTCGATCGCCCAGTCGGAAGCGATCAGCAAGCACCTTTCGAAAAAACGCATCAAGCACGAGGTGTTGAACGCGAAGACCGTCACGCAAGAAGCGGACATCATCGCTGAAGCGGGGCAATATGGTAAAGTGACGATCGCGACGAACATGGCCGGACGTGGGACGGACATCATGCTCGACGCGAAATCGAAAGAAGTAGGCGGCTTGTTCGTCGTCGGGACGGAGCGCCACGAGTCGCAACGTGTCGATAACCAGCTCCGCGGACGCTCGGGCCGCCAAGGCGACCCTGGGGCGACCCAGTTCTTCGTCTCGCTTGAAGACGAAATTGTCAAACGGTATGCGATTCAAAAACTTGAGCGCATCGAGAAAAAGTTGAAGCCGGATGCGCATGGCGAAGTCCCTGCGAAAGAGGCGGCCGACATCATCGAATACGCGCAGACGACGATTGAAGGAATCGGTGTCTCGATTCGCGATTACTTGTTCAAGCTCGATGACGTCTTGAACGAGCAGCGCAACATCGTCTACACGATTCGCGACCAAGCCGTCAACGCCGACGCGGACGCGATCAAGAAGAACGTCCTCGGCATGATGCGCCTCGCCATCGAGAACAGCATCGATATGCATGTGACAGACGAGCTCGTCCCGGAAGAATGGCCGATCGACGAGTTGAAGGCCGACCTCCGTTACTTGACGATGCGCGAGCCGGTCTGGTCGGACGCGGTCGCCGATACGTTCGAACTGAAAGCCGAGCTCAAAGGCTTCACGGATGACATCATTAATACGGCCGAGACGCGCCTCGAAGGCGACGAGGTCGTCCACTTCGTCAAAGAGTCGCTCCTCCGTGCCCTCGACATGAAATGGACGGATCACTTGACGATGATGAGCGGATTGAAAGAAGGGATCGGCCTTCGCAGTTACGCGCAGGAAGACCCGGGCCGTCTATTCGGCAAAGAAGGTCTCGAGATCTTCGAACAGACGTATGTGAACATCGCGCGTGACGTGACGATGGAAGTATGCCAGCTCGACCGCTACTTCGCGGCGCCGGTAGAGGAGGAAGCGTGA
- a CDS encoding SLAP domain-containing protein — MLGFRKRKQIETNKAEGERQLTLVFDDEMGIPKEDEYVFRYHAKRLPNLLENQLSIELLNAELLSEGLSIVALFRNTLPGSFEIDELPVLLLDANNVPLGRKVLNRVDLPNFEPWTSKPVYLDFFADELFGDFELNDSMRLVFQMNPIDPLQTVLDAERAAFSPLAWQQLARTNVSTPPVGENEFNMMLVHVETNETDVTATLLLRNGYAQDLNVEQLPLELMSGDEAVALTVVRLTEVVRGKHAYPVRATFEAIEATGPFTVRIKQ; from the coding sequence ATGTTAGGATTTCGTAAACGTAAGCAAATTGAGACGAACAAAGCCGAAGGGGAGCGTCAGTTGACGCTCGTGTTCGATGACGAGATGGGCATCCCGAAAGAAGACGAGTACGTGTTCCGCTATCATGCGAAACGCCTCCCGAACCTGCTCGAGAACCAATTGTCGATCGAGCTGTTGAACGCCGAACTGTTATCGGAAGGGTTGTCGATCGTCGCCTTGTTCCGCAACACACTCCCAGGCTCGTTCGAGATCGATGAGTTGCCGGTGTTGTTGCTCGATGCGAACAACGTGCCGCTCGGACGGAAAGTACTGAACCGGGTCGACTTGCCGAACTTCGAGCCGTGGACGAGTAAGCCGGTCTACCTCGACTTCTTCGCTGACGAGTTGTTCGGTGACTTCGAATTGAACGATTCGATGCGTCTCGTCTTCCAGATGAACCCGATCGACCCGCTCCAGACGGTGTTGGACGCAGAACGGGCCGCGTTTTCACCGCTCGCTTGGCAGCAACTTGCCCGGACGAACGTGTCGACGCCGCCGGTCGGCGAGAACGAGTTCAACATGATGCTCGTCCACGTCGAGACGAACGAGACGGACGTGACGGCGACGCTGTTGCTCCGAAACGGCTACGCCCAAGACTTGAACGTCGAACAGTTGCCGCTCGAACTGATGAGCGGAGACGAAGCAGTCGCCTTGACGGTCGTCCGGCTCACAGAAGTAGTGCGCGGGAAGCATGCCTATCCGGTGCGGGCGACGTTTGAAGCGATTGAAGCAACAGGGCCGTTCACGGTCAGAATCAAGCAATGA
- a CDS encoding bifunctional 2',3'-cyclic-nucleotide 2'-phosphodiesterase/3'-nucleotidase — MKTALKWTIATALVLPATLPLHAPNVLASEDVVKLRFLETTDLHTNITNYDYFQDKVDNTIGLTKVATLIKQHRAEAGADNTFLFDNGDTIQGTPFGDYVREVHQNNPGTFEHPMYKAMAALDYDAVTLGNHEFNFGLEFLYDVMEGSKGKLRFVTSNVKDLEGNPIVSKFNVDGQEVQIIERTVTDTDGETHTIKVGVFGVVPPKIMSWDSGNLQGRVTAENIIPSAREAVSKLKARGADVVVALAHSGIGESAALADEQRDDEENVGYALTKIDGLDMVMTGHQHGRFPDANGMFASFPNVDMAKGTINGKPVVMANNQGKDLGVIDFELEKVDGAWRVLDATAKLDTITANTPVDAEIQALIEDDHRATIEYINRPVGEIQDDIQSYFALVRDDSSVQFVTNAQKWFVEKELETNPDLAPYKGLPLLSAGAPFKAGGRELTDAGYYTNIPKGQIALKNVADLYVYPNTLEVVKVTGQDVMDWLEMSAGAYKEVKADGEPLLNLAFRSYNFDILDGLTYEIDVTGPAKFDVGGKLVNASANRVKNVEYNGKPITMDQEFLVATNNYRAGSSSFPGLNGGNSIVYRSAYETRNVISDYIIASRGAVDYKADDNWKVVADAKRLATFETADAGKQYVDLYEGIEATDATRADAAGRLFRSYTIALDPVTEAEKVELVLSVDTIKPGAKAVTGVTTANATVTLKDGKHVLATTKAKADGTYALSVKPLKLRQTVTVVSELDGQTKEETKVVGAGHVGVPALR, encoded by the coding sequence ATGAAAACAGCCTTGAAATGGACGATTGCGACGGCACTCGTATTGCCGGCGACGTTACCGCTGCACGCACCGAACGTACTCGCGTCAGAGGACGTCGTGAAGCTCCGCTTCCTAGAGACGACGGACCTACATACCAACATCACGAACTACGACTATTTCCAAGACAAAGTCGACAACACGATCGGCTTGACGAAAGTCGCGACGCTTATCAAACAGCACCGCGCGGAAGCTGGGGCAGACAACACGTTCCTGTTCGATAACGGGGATACGATTCAAGGGACACCGTTCGGCGATTACGTGCGGGAAGTGCACCAAAACAACCCAGGAACGTTCGAGCACCCGATGTACAAGGCGATGGCGGCACTTGATTATGATGCGGTCACACTCGGGAACCACGAGTTCAACTTCGGACTCGAGTTTTTGTATGACGTGATGGAAGGGTCGAAAGGGAAGCTTCGTTTCGTCACCTCGAACGTCAAGGATTTAGAGGGGAATCCAATCGTGTCGAAGTTCAACGTTGACGGACAAGAGGTCCAAATCATCGAGCGGACGGTCACGGATACGGACGGGGAGACACATACGATCAAAGTCGGTGTGTTCGGCGTCGTGCCACCGAAGATCATGTCGTGGGACTCGGGGAACTTGCAAGGCCGCGTGACGGCGGAGAATATCATCCCGTCGGCGCGTGAAGCCGTCAGCAAGTTGAAAGCACGAGGCGCGGACGTCGTCGTCGCCCTCGCGCACTCAGGGATCGGTGAAAGTGCCGCCCTCGCTGACGAGCAGCGTGACGATGAAGAGAACGTCGGCTACGCCCTCACGAAAATCGACGGGCTCGACATGGTCATGACCGGTCACCAGCACGGCCGTTTCCCGGACGCGAACGGTATGTTCGCCTCGTTCCCGAACGTCGACATGGCGAAAGGGACGATCAACGGCAAACCGGTCGTCATGGCGAACAACCAAGGGAAAGATTTAGGCGTCATCGACTTCGAGCTCGAGAAAGTGGACGGGGCATGGCGTGTCCTCGACGCGACAGCCAAGCTCGACACGATCACGGCGAATACGCCGGTCGATGCCGAGATTCAAGCGCTCATCGAAGACGACCACCGGGCCACGATCGAGTACATCAACCGTCCGGTCGGTGAGATTCAAGACGACATCCAAAGCTATTTCGCGCTCGTCCGTGACGATTCATCGGTGCAGTTCGTGACGAACGCGCAGAAATGGTTCGTCGAGAAAGAGCTCGAGACGAACCCGGACCTCGCCCCGTATAAAGGGTTGCCACTTCTCTCGGCCGGTGCGCCGTTCAAGGCGGGCGGACGCGAGTTGACGGATGCGGGCTACTATACGAACATCCCGAAAGGTCAAATCGCGCTCAAGAACGTGGCGGACTTGTATGTCTATCCGAACACGCTCGAAGTCGTCAAAGTGACCGGGCAAGACGTCATGGACTGGCTCGAGATGTCGGCTGGCGCTTACAAAGAAGTGAAAGCGGATGGGGAACCGCTCTTGAACCTCGCGTTCCGCAGCTACAACTTCGACATCTTGGACGGATTAACGTATGAGATCGATGTGACGGGTCCAGCGAAATTCGATGTCGGTGGCAAACTCGTCAACGCTTCGGCGAACCGCGTGAAGAACGTCGAATATAACGGTAAGCCGATCACGATGGATCAAGAGTTCTTGGTCGCGACGAACAACTACCGCGCCGGTTCATCTTCGTTCCCAGGCCTTAACGGCGGCAACAGCATCGTCTATCGTTCGGCATACGAGACACGGAACGTCATTTCGGACTACATCATCGCCAGCCGTGGTGCCGTCGATTATAAAGCCGATGACAACTGGAAAGTCGTCGCCGACGCGAAACGCCTCGCGACGTTCGAGACGGCGGACGCTGGCAAGCAGTACGTCGACCTATACGAAGGCATCGAAGCGACGGACGCGACACGTGCGGACGCGGCCGGACGTCTCTTCCGATCGTACACGATCGCACTCGATCCGGTGACGGAAGCCGAGAAAGTCGAGCTCGTCCTCTCGGTCGACACGATCAAGCCGGGTGCGAAAGCTGTGACGGGTGTCACGACGGCGAACGCGACTGTCACGTTGAAAGACGGAAAGCACGTTCTCGCGACAACGAAAGCGAAAGCCGATGGCACGTATGCACTGTCTGTGAAACCGCTCAAGCTTCGCCAAACGGTGACGGTCGTCAGTGAACTCGACGGTCAAACGAAAGAAGAAACGAAAGTCGTCGGAGCCGGACATGTCGGTGTCCCGGCACTTCGTTAA
- a CDS encoding carbon starvation CstA family protein — protein sequence MVTFFIAIAILLIGYRIYGRYVEKTFGIKEERTTPAYASQDGIDYVPMGKKRNSMIQLLNIAGVGPIFGPIMGALYGPVAFLWIVFGSIFAGAVHDYLTGMISLRNNGAHLPQLAEKFLGRSLRHIVNGFALLLLLLVGTVFVTSPSNMINNLFGGDASTLVFVIFAIFAYYILATLLPVDKIIGRIYPFFGALLLISAVGIGVSLFAQGYKVPEMSLTNMHPDGLPIWPLLFFTISCGALSGFHATQSPIISRTTMKESNGRSIFYGMMIVEAVIAMVWAGAAMAIFEPGELLGMIQDGTPALVVQEVATLMLGSIGGTLAILGVIVLPITSGDTAFRSARMIIADYLKVAQKKFASRLWIALPLFAISYVLTNMDFQMLWQYFNWANQTTAVIALFVGAMYLYIKGRNHYIALVPGTFMLYAVWFYILTAPIGFKMDGPIPYVIATIGTITLLVLFHVRARAMRAQNMECDVPVKEVA from the coding sequence ATGGTTACATTTTTTATCGCCATCGCGATTTTACTGATCGGGTATCGCATTTACGGCCGCTACGTCGAGAAGACGTTCGGCATCAAGGAGGAGCGGACGACGCCCGCCTACGCGTCACAGGACGGCATCGACTACGTGCCGATGGGCAAGAAACGAAACTCGATGATCCAGCTGTTGAACATCGCCGGCGTCGGGCCGATCTTCGGGCCGATCATGGGGGCGCTCTATGGACCGGTCGCGTTCCTCTGGATTGTCTTCGGGTCGATCTTCGCCGGGGCCGTGCACGACTATTTGACGGGCATGATCTCGCTTCGTAACAACGGGGCGCACTTGCCGCAGCTCGCCGAGAAGTTCCTCGGTCGCTCGCTTCGCCATATCGTTAACGGGTTCGCCTTGCTGTTGCTGCTCTTGGTCGGGACGGTGTTCGTCACGTCACCGAGCAACATGATCAACAACCTGTTCGGTGGGGACGCGTCGACGCTCGTCTTCGTCATCTTCGCCATCTTCGCTTACTACATCTTGGCGACGCTCCTCCCGGTCGACAAGATCATCGGCCGCATCTACCCGTTCTTCGGCGCGCTCCTGTTGATCAGCGCCGTCGGCATCGGGGTCAGCCTGTTCGCACAAGGCTACAAGGTGCCGGAGATGTCACTGACGAACATGCATCCGGACGGCCTTCCGATTTGGCCACTCCTCTTCTTCACGATCTCGTGCGGGGCCCTCTCCGGCTTCCATGCGACCCAGTCGCCAATCATCTCGCGGACGACGATGAAGGAGAGCAACGGGCGCTCGATCTTCTACGGCATGATGATCGTCGAAGCGGTCATCGCGATGGTATGGGCCGGTGCGGCCATGGCCATCTTCGAGCCGGGTGAATTGCTCGGGATGATCCAGGACGGCACACCGGCGCTCGTCGTCCAGGAAGTGGCGACGCTCATGCTCGGCAGCATCGGCGGCACGCTCGCCATCCTCGGCGTCATCGTCCTGCCGATTACGTCCGGCGACACGGCGTTCCGTAGCGCCCGGATGATCATCGCCGACTACTTGAAGGTCGCACAGAAGAAGTTCGCCTCACGCCTCTGGATCGCACTGCCGCTCTTCGCCATCTCGTACGTGTTGACGAACATGGACTTCCAGATGCTCTGGCAGTACTTCAACTGGGCGAACCAGACGACGGCCGTCATCGCGCTCTTCGTCGGGGCGATGTACCTGTATATCAAGGGGCGCAACCACTACATCGCGCTCGTCCCGGGCACGTTCATGCTGTACGCGGTCTGGTTCTACATCTTGACGGCGCCGATCGGCTTCAAGATGGACGGGCCGATCCCGTACGTCATCGCCACGATCGGGACCATCACGCTGCTCGTCCTGTTCCACGTGCGCGCCCGCGCGATGCGGGCCCAGAACATGGAATGTGACGTTCCAGTGAAAGAAGTCGCGTAA
- the trhA gene encoding PAQR family membrane homeostasis protein TrhA: MEQEKLKEMLHADTLGEEIASAVTHGLGVIFSIVALVLLVMSATETGSTWNVIAVSVFGVSMILLYLFSTLMHAIPHPRAKRVLQVFDHAGIYLLIAGSYTPFALVSLQGRLGWTLFGIVWGVAILGIIWKLFSTGKYMWVSNVTYLGLGWICIIAIRPLYESLGHTGFMLLLAGGIAYSVGIVFYVWQKLPFNHAIWHLFVLAGSVFIFLSILLYVAPTTHL; this comes from the coding sequence ATGGAACAAGAGAAGTTAAAAGAGATGCTCCATGCCGATACGCTCGGGGAAGAAATCGCGAGCGCCGTCACGCACGGTCTCGGGGTCATCTTCAGTATCGTCGCGCTCGTCTTGCTCGTAATGAGTGCGACGGAGACGGGGAGCACATGGAACGTCATCGCGGTAAGCGTCTTCGGGGTGTCGATGATTTTGCTGTATCTCTTCTCGACACTCATGCATGCGATCCCGCACCCGCGGGCGAAGCGTGTGCTCCAAGTGTTCGACCATGCAGGTATTTACTTACTCATCGCCGGGAGCTACACGCCGTTCGCGCTCGTCTCGCTCCAAGGCAGACTCGGTTGGACGCTGTTCGGGATCGTCTGGGGTGTCGCCATTCTAGGCATCATCTGGAAGCTGTTCTCGACGGGGAAATACATGTGGGTGTCGAACGTGACGTACCTTGGCCTCGGTTGGATTTGCATCATCGCAATCCGTCCGCTCTATGAGTCGCTCGGGCATACCGGGTTCATGTTGCTCCTCGCCGGCGGGATCGCCTATTCGGTCGGGATCGTATTCTACGTGTGGCAGAAGTTACCGTTCAACCATGCGATTTGGCATTTGTTCGTGCTTGCCGGAAGTGTGTTCATTTTCCTCAGTATTTTGCTCTATGTCGCACCGACGACACACCTATGA